The Mastacembelus armatus chromosome 9, fMasArm1.2, whole genome shotgun sequence genome contains a region encoding:
- the agpat9l gene encoding glycerol-3-phosphate acyltransferase 3-like — MEDFWAGALWALRIWLYLIISLIMIPAMFGFSLGISETYMTILVKTLEWATLKIQKANEVESTLKASSSNGLIQREDGSMEKELEELRRSRPKPPVGGDFTFSDCFYFTRRGIESIIEDEVTQRFTSEELVSWNLLTRTSNDFHYISLKLTLVYGLGIFVRYCILAPLRITLAFIGLSWLVIGTSAVGLLPNWRVKSWLSEWVHIMCYRICARGLSAAIQYHNRENKPKKGGICVANHTSPIDIVILCNDGCYAMVGQVHGGLMGVVQRAMVRCCPHVWFERAEMKDRHLVTKRLKDHVNDKTKLPILIFPEGTCVNNTSVMMFKKGSFEIGGTIYPVAIKYDLKFGDAFWNSSKYSMVSYLLRMMTSWALVCNVWYLPAMHQQEGEDAVQFANRVKSAIAHQGGLVDLQWDGGLKRAKVKATFKEQQQKKYSTLVVRDDSGSNSD; from the exons ATGGAGGATTTCTGGGCAGGAGCCCTATGGGCACTGAGGATCTGGCTTTACCtcatcatcagcctcatcaTGATCCCAGCCATGTTTGGCTTCTCACTGGGCATCTCTGAGACCTACATGACCATCCTGGTCAAAACCTTAGAG TGGGCCACTCTGAAGATACAGAAGgcaaatgaagttgaaagtacgCTGAAAGCCTCTTCATCTAACG GTCTCATCCAGAGGGAGGATGGTTCTATGGAGAAGGAGTTAGAGGAACTGAGACGGAGTCGGCCCAAACCCCCCGTGGGAGGAGATTTTACGTTCAGCGACTGCTTCTATTTCACTCGGAGAGGAATTGAAAGCATCATAGAGGATGAG GTGACCCAGCGGTTCACTTCAGAGGAGCTGGTGTCCTGGAACCTACTGACTCGCACCAGCAATGATTTCCATTACATCAGTCTGAAGCTGACACTGGTTTATGGCCTTGGCATATTTGTGAGATACTGCATTCTTGCCCCACTCAG GATAACACTGGCCTTCATCGGCCTGAGCTGGTTGGTAATAGGAACCTCTGCAGTTGGATTACTCCCAAATTGGAG GGTTAAGTCCTGGCTTAGTGAATGGGTCCATATCATGTGCTACAGAATCTGTGCTCGAGGACTCTCTGCTGCAATCCAGTATCATAACAG GGAGAACAAACCCAAAAAAGGAGGGATCTGTGTTGCCAATCACACTTCTCCTATTGACATAGTGATTCTTTGCAACGATGGCTGTTACGCTATG GTGGGTCAGGTCCATGGAGGCTTGATGGGAGTTGTTCAGAGAGCCATGGTGAGGTGCTGTCCTCATGTCTGGTTTGAGAGAGCAGAGATGAAAGATCGCCACCTAGTGACTAAAAG GCTGAAGGATCATGTGAATGACAAGACAAAGCTTCCTATATTGATATTTCCAGAGG GAACCTGTGTCAACAACACATCTGTCATGATGTTTAAGAAGGGAAGTTTTGAAATTGGAGGTACAATATATCCAGTAGCCATTAAG TATGATCTAAAGTTTGGAGATGCTTTCTGGAACAGTTCCAAATATAGCATGGTCAGTTACCTGCTGAGGATGATGACCAGCTGGGCTCTCGTCTGTAACGTCTGGTACCTGCCAGCTATGCACCAACAG GAGGGAGAAGATGCTGTCCAGTTTGCCAACAGAGTGAAGTCAGCCATCGCTCACCAGGGAGGGCTGGTGGATCTACAGTG GGATGGAGGCCTGAAGCGAGCAAAGGTCAAGGCAACAtttaaagagcagcagcagaagaagtaCAGCACCCTGGTGGTGAGAGATGACAGCGGCAGCAACAGTGATTGA
- the myl7 gene encoding myosin regulatory light chain 2, atrial isoform, with product MASKKASNKRQRGGQKSCSNVFSMFEQSQIQEFKEAFGCIDQDRDGVIKKQDLKETYAQLGKLNVKDEELEEMLNEGKGPINFTVFLSLFGEKLNGTDPEDTILAAFKLFDPNGTGFVNKDEFKRLLMNQADKFTAEEVDQAFALAPIDPTGNIDYKSLCYIITHGDEKEES from the exons ATG GCAAGTAAGAAAGCTTCGAACAAGAGACAAAGGGGAGGTCAGAAGTCTTGCTCCAATGTTTTCTCCATGTTTGAGCAGTCTCAGATACAGGAATTTAAGGAG GCATTTGGCTGCATTGACCAAGACAGAGACGGCGTTATCAAAAAACAAGACTTAAAGGAGACCTATGCACAGCTGG GGAAGcttaatgtcaaagatgaggagCTGGAAGAGATGCTGAATGAGGGGAAGGGTCCTATCAACTTCACTGTGTTCCTGTCTCTTTTTGGGGAGAAGCTGAACG gTACTGACCCTGAAGACACCATACTTGCTGCTTTCAAACTCTTTGATCCCAACGGGACAGGTTTTGTTAATAAGGATGA GTTTAAAAGATTACTGATGAACCAGGCCGATAAATTTACAGCAGAGGAG GTGGACCAGGCTTTTGCTCTTGCTCCCATTGACCCAACTGGAAACATCGACTACAAGTCGCTCTGCTACATCATCACACATGGAGATGAAAAGGAAGAATCCTAA
- the gck gene encoding hexokinase-4, whose amino-acid sequence MPCVSSDLDQMMKIPCSYSSVVEKILMVEQILSEFRLNKEELKEIMKRMQREMDRGLCLETHEEASVKMLPTYVCSTPEGSEVGDFLALDLGGTNFRVMLVKVGEDEERSWKVETKNQMYSIPEDAMTGTAEMLFDYIAECMSDFLAKHHIKHKKLPLGFTFSFPVRHEDIDKGILLNWTKGFKASGAEGNNVVGLLRDAIKRRGDFEMDVVAMVNDTVATMISCYYEDHSCEVGMIVGTGCNACYMEEMRTVELVEGDEGRMCVNTEWGAFGNHGELEDFRLEYDRVVDETSINPGYQLYEKLISGKYMGELVRLVLMKLVNEDLLFNGEASELLKTRGSFETRYVSQVESDTGDRKQIYNILSTLGVLPSELDCDIVRLVCESVSTRSAHMCGAGLAGMINLMRERRSQDFLKITVGVDGSVYKLHPCFRDRFHKIVRDLTPHCEITFIQSEEGSGRGAALISAVACKMAASMLPQ is encoded by the exons ATGCCGTGTGTCAGCTCAGACCTTGACCAGATGATGAAGATTCCTTGTAGCTACAGCTCTGTGGTTGAAAAAATCCTCATG GTAGAACAGATCCTGTCAGAGTTCAGGCTGAATAAAGAAGAGCTGAAAGAAATCATGAAGAGGATGCAGCGTGAGATGGACAGAGGACTGTGTTTAGAGACACATGAAGAGGCCAGTGTCAAAATGCTTCCAACTTATGTCTGCTCCACCCCTGAGGGATCAG AGGTGGGAGATTTCCTGGCACTGGACCTTGGGGGGACAAACTTCCGTGTGATGCTGGTAAAAGTGGGTGAAGACGAGGAGAGGAGCTGGAAGGTGGAAACGAAGAACCAAATGTACTCCATTCCTGAAGATGCCATGACAGGGACTGCTGAAATG ctgtttgactACATAGCAGAGTGTATGTCAGACTTTTTGGCCAAGCATCATATCAAGCACAAGAAACTTCCACTGGGCTTTACATTCTCTTTTCCTGTACGACATGAAGACATTGACAAG GGAATCCTGCTCAACTGGACTAAAGGTTTCAAGGCTTCTGGTGCAGAGGGAAACAATGTTGTGGGTTTACTCAGAGATGCTATCAAGAGACGAGGG GACTTTGAGATGGatgtggttgccatggtaaaTGACACAGTAGCCACCATGATTTCCTGCTATTATGAGGACCACAGCTGTGAAGTTGGGATGATAGTCG GAACCGGCTGTAATGCGTGTTACATGGAGGAGATGAGGACTGTAGAGTTAGTAGAAGGGGATGAGGGGCGGATGTGTGTGAACACAGAGTGGGGAGCTTTTGGCAACCACGGGGAGCTGGAGGATTTCAGACTGGAGTATGACAGAGTGGTGGATGAGACCTCAATTAATCCTGGATATCAGCT ATATGAGAAGCTGATCAGTGGGAAGTACATGGGTGAGCTGGTCAGGCTTGTTCTGATGAAGCTAGTGAATGAAGACCTGCTGTTTAACGGTGAAGCCTCTGAGCTATTGAAGACACGTGGAAGTTTTGAGACACGCTATGTCTCGCAGGTGGAGAG TGACACTGGGGACAGAAAACAGATCTACAACATCCTGTCAACACTGGGCGTTCTGCCATCAGAGCTCGACTGCGATATTGTACGTCTGGTCTGTGAGAGTGTTTCCACTCGCTCTGCTCACATGTGTGGTGCAGGACTTGCTGGTATGATCAACCTAATGCGGGAGCGACGCAGCCAGGACTTCCTGAAGATCACAGTCGGGGTTGATGGATCTGTCTACAAACTGCACCCATG TTTCCGTGATAGGTTCCACAAAATCGTCAGGGACCTCACACCTCACTGTGAGATCACATTCATCCAGTCGGAGGAGGGGAGTGGTCGTGGAGCAGCGCTTATCTCAGCAGTGGCCTGTAAGATGGCTGCAAGCATGCTGCCACAGTAA
- the ykt6 gene encoding synaptobrevin homolog YKT6 translates to MKLYSLSVLYKGATKANLLKAAYDLSSFSFFQRSSVQEFMTFTSALIVERTSQGTRASVKEQEYLCHVYVRNDNLGAVVIADTEYPQRVCFTLLDKVLEEFSRQVDSIDWPSGNPETINYKSLDIHLSKYQNPREADAMTKVQAELDETKIILHNTMESLLERGEKLDDLVAKSEHLGNQSKAFYKTARKQNSCCEIM, encoded by the exons ATGAAGCTCTACAGCCTCAGCGTCCTCTACAAAGGAGCGACCAAAGCCAACCTCCTCAAAGCGGCCTACGACCTGTCCTCCTTCAGCTTCTTTCAGCGCTCCAG tGTTCAGGAGTTCATGACCTTCACCAGTGCCTTGATTGTTGAACGAACGAGTCAAGGAACCCGTGCCTCTGTAAAGGAACAAG aGTACCTGTGCCACGTGTATGTGAGAAATGATAACCTGGGTGCTGTGGTCATCGCAGATACTGAATACCCACAGAGAGTCTGTTTCACATTGCTGGACAAA gtgTTAGAGGAATTCTCCAGACAAGTGGACAGCATAGACTGGCCTTCTGGTAATCCTGAAACCATAAACTACAAATCCCTGGATATTCACCTTTCTAAATACCAG aaCCCCAGGGAAGCAGATGCAATGACTAAAGTACAGGCAGAACTCGATGAGACGAAGATCATTTTG caCAACACCATGGAAAGCCTgttggagagaggagagaaactgGACGATCTTGTGGCAAAGTCAGAGCACCTGGGAAACCAGTCCAAAGCCTTCTACAAGACT GCACGGAAACAAAACTCCTGCTGTGAAATCATGTGA
- the osmr gene encoding oncostatin-M-specific receptor subunit beta — protein MVKNKLGEETESYSFNISDRVSPIVEVDRVIPGVTNTTVSWIVQGNLTQLTLLCQVATEPHTTIEELICKSLDGCCKVRLEHLLPNTRYSTRVRCSVNRRLWGKWTQPVSFTTRLSKDPSAILNLWRTIKQLSDPHSRNVTLLWTLQVPGSATTVITQGYTVQWSQEGVSRTEWKDSGQTQAEVSIGQGQYNFTVQAVLHSGLTISDHITVPKMDDRENLPVVRRLTSSASGGFNLSWAEQVTATCGYTVEWCILGPAVPFTLQWMKTSKGVNTLFLHGRHFKAGCRYEFNISECTENGHRLLEIQTGYSQELKSVQSPSLVGPAQSTSSSVTLEWHYNEDNPAHSAFITGYLVTVQEVGSEILPGQAANMFNVSVEDPRRKTVTIEGLQPSHEYALFVSALTSKGPGQPASITIRTRTNYSVHLAKILAPILLLLGCIILLWPQRKLLKNGLKEIFVYPAGMNIKTSELHTFLNKTDERVLHHKVEDCISCDIEILDTHPPLNEAINQASSMALSCAPLQADYRPQSAVLLCTTPALQQIKCIANRSYFDPMAGDVSEPQVTFSEIKSSFEPSDCLQESCSIICDYISSDTLQL, from the exons ATGGTGAAGAACAAGCtgggagaggagacagagagctACAGCTTCAACATCTCTGACAGAG TGTCTCCTATTGTGGAAGTGGACCGAGTGATCCCCGGGGTGACAAACACCACTGTGTCCTGGATTGTACAGGGGAACTTGACTCAACTGACCCTGCTCTGTCAGGTCGCTACAGAGCCACACACGACCATTGAA gAGCTTATCTGCAAGAGTCTGGATGGTTGCTGCAAAGTCAGACTGGAACATCTGCTCCCCAACACTCGCTACTCTACTCGAGTTCGCTGCTCTGTCAATCGCAGACTGTGGGGAAAATGGACACAGCCTGTGTCCTTCACAACTC GTCTGAGTAAAGATCCGTCAGCGATCTTGAACTTATGGAGGACAATTAAGCAGCTGTCCGACCCACACAGTCGTAACGTTACTTTGTTGTGGACTCTG caaGTTCCTGGTTCAGCAACCACAGTAATCACCCAGGGCTACACAGTTCAGTGGTCACAGGAAGGTGTAAGCAGGACCGAGTGGAAGGACAGTGGCCAGACCCAGGCAGAGGTCTCTATTGGTCAGGGGCAGTATAACTTCACTGTCCAGGCTGTTCTTCACAGTGGCCTCACCATCTCTGATCACATCACAGTCCCAAAGATGGATGACAGAG agAACCTCCCAGTAGTGAGACGATTGACCAGCAGCGCATCTGGTGGTTTCAATCTGTCCTGGGCTGAGCAGGTCACTGCCACCTGTGGCTATACAGTAGAGTGGTGCATTCTGGGACCTGCAGTGCCTTTTACTCTGCAATGGATGAAGACATCAAAGGGAGTCAACACTTTATTTCTACATGGGA GACATTTCAAAGCAGGTTGTAGGTATGAGTTTAATATCTCTGAATGCACAGAAAATGGACACAGACTACTGGAGATACAGACTGGATATTCACAAGAGCTCA AATCTGTACAGTCCCCAAGTCTAGTTGGACCTGCTCAGAGTACTTCCTCATCGGTGACACTGGAGTGGCATTACAATGAGGATAATCCAGCTCATTCAGCGTTCATCACTGGGTACTTGGTTACCGTGCAGGAAGTAGGATCTGAAATACTGCCAGGCCAAGCTGCAA ATATGTTCAATGTGTCGGTGGAAGACCCTCGCAGGAAGACTGTGACCATAGAGGGTCTGCAGCCGAGCCATGAGTATGCTCTCTTTGTGAGTGCTCTCACCAGTAAGGGGCCTGGACAGCCAGCCAGTATCACCATCAGAACCAGAACCAACT ACTCTGTTCACTTGGCAAAGATACTGGCTCCTATCTTGTTGCTGCTTGGCTGCATCATTCTCCTGTGGCCTCAGAGGAAACT GCTGAAGAATGGTCTGAAGGAGATATTTGTGTATCCTGCTGGAATGAACATCAAAACGTCTGAATTACACACTTTCCTAAACAAG actgATGAGAGAGTGCTGCATCATAAGGTGGAGGACTGCATCAGCTGTGACATTGAGATCCTAGATACCCACCCTCCCCTGAATGAAGCAATCAATCAAGCTTCATCCATGGCACTATCCTGCGCGCCGCTCCAAGCAGATTACCGGCCACAgtctgctgtgctgctctgcaCCACACCAGCCCTTCAGCAAATAAAATGCATCGCGAATAGGAGTTACTTTGACCCCATGGCAGGGGATGTGTCTGAGCCACAAGTAACATTCAGTGAAATCAAATCAAGCTTTGAACCATCTGATTGTCTGCAGGAATCATGTAGTATTATATGTGATTATATCTCCAGTGATACTTTACAACTATAA